TCTACGGCCTGCGGTTTGACATCTCGGCTCTGCTGATGATTAACGGCGCGCTGTTATTATTGTATAACTTCCCGGGCAACCCGGCGGCGCGCTGGCCCTGGTTCAGATTGGGATTGCTTCTGCTTTTCTGGCTGGCCAATCTGGTATTTATCGGGCTTAACCTGTCCGATTACATCTATTTTCCGACCATCCAGCGCCGGCTGATGTCAGAAATCTACACCATCCTGCCGGACATTCTGCGCATGCTGCCTTCGACGCTCCTGGAATACTATTATATGGTCCTGTTGCTGCTGGCCGGCGGCGCCGGATTTGTATTCGCGAGTTTGTGGTTATTCCGAAAGGCGGATAAGTTATTTGCCTACAGCCCCAATATCTTAAAGGAAAGCGCCTGGCTGGTTGTGATAATATTGCTGCTGATGCTGGGAATCCGGGGCGGCCTGCAATCCCGGCCCATCCGCCCGGCCCACGCATTTTTTTCGGCCAACCGCAGCACCGGATACCTGACCCTGAATTCCTCTTTCACCATCTTAAGAAGCCTGACCCAGACCAACCTGCCCAGTTACAAACTCATGCCCGCAGACGAGGCGCTGAAGACCGTGCAGGCCATGCTCAAGGCCGATAACGAGCAGATACTCGACCCGCAATATCCGTTCCTGAGACAGCGGTCATCGGCCGGCCACCCCGGGAAACCCAATGTAGTGGTGTTTATTTTGGAGAGTTGGACAGCCGATTATTGCCAGAGCGTTTCCGGACAGTCAACAGCCATGCCGTTCTTCGACAGCCTGACTGACCAGGGCATGCTCTTCACCAATTTCCTGGCCAACGGCCAGCGTTCGATTATCGCCCAGACGTCAATCCTGACGTCCATTCCGGGGTTTTTCTCGACCAATCTGCGCGGGTCTAAAAAGGTCATGATCGGCTCGCAATCCGAGATGAACCGGTTTCTGGGTTTGGGAACCATTCTGATGAAAGAAGGCTACGCCACCTCGTTCCATCACGGAGCCAAGACCGGCTCGATGGGTTTTGACGCCTATTCCAGGCTGGCCGGATTTTCCAATTATTACGGCAAGGAGGATTACCCAAACCTGACCGCCAGCGCCACGGACGGCACCTGGGGCGTCTGGGATGAGGAATTTTTCCTGGATTCCCTGCGCCGGATGGACGGATTCAAAGAGCCGTTCTGTTCGGTGGTGTTCTCGCTGACCTCGCACGACCCGTTCCCGATTCCGGAGCGCCGGCAATCCCTGTTCAGCCAATATTCCAATGAAACCAAATTCCAGCGGGTGCTCCGCTATACCGATTATTCGCTCCAGCAATTCTTTAACGCGGCCCAAAATAAACCCTGGTTCAAGAATACGATATTTATCATCACCGGCGACCACACCAATTATTCCCGGCCCAATATCCTGCGTTCGTATTATCACGTCCCGCTCCTGATTTACGCGCCCGGTATTATCAAGCCCCAACGCTGTAACCAGATTGGCTCGCAGGTGGATATTCTGCCCACCATCCTGGACCTGTTGTCGATTCCCACCGTCCACGCCTCAATGGGCCGCTCGCTCCTGGACACAACCAAGACCCATTATGCCGTGATGACCGAAGGCGCGTATTGCGTTATATTTGACGACTGCTTTGTCCTGCTGGACGACCTGGAAAAGACCACCGGGCTGTTTGATTATCACGCCGACCCTTATCTTAAGGATAACCTGCTGACCCGGGATCCGGAAACGGCCCGGAAATTAAAGCATCATCTCTACGCCTATATCCAGGAGGTGACCTACGCCATAACCAATGATAAGGTCTGCCGGGACGAGGATATTAAAATCAATAAGCCGGAAGGAACCAAATGAAGAATAAAAGATTACTCTGGCTGGGCCTTTTAATATTTAACCTAATCGTTATTGCTTTTTTGCTGGCGGTAATTCACGTCCACTCTGACTATGCAAATACACCGCCTAATAATTTTATAGGGAACAACTCTTTTCATCAACCCATAAACTCAGGAGGCGGACATCCGTTTACATTCCTGGTCATCGGCGACAGCCGCGCCAAAAAGACCTCGGAACACCTGATAAAACTGGCCCGTGCCAAAGGTGAGCCGGCATTTATGGTTATGAACGGTGATTTTGTCTGGCGGCCGGGCATCTGGAACCACCGGTTCTTCCTGACCCGGATGCTCAACGTAATCAAGCCGTCCTTCCCGGTCTTCCTGGTCCCGGGTAATCATGAAATCAGCGATTATGGCAATCCGGGAGACCCGGGAATGGAAAACCCCGAACGCCAGGTAACAAGCCAGGTTTATGAGATGCTCTACGGACCGAGGAATCTTGATTTCGTTTATAACAACTGCCTGTTTATCATCTGCGACGGAAGCGACCGCAGCCCGGTGAATTATCTTGATTATCTCCGGGATGTCTTGTCCAAAAAGGCATTGGGGAAAAAATATATCTTCGTCTTTACCCACTACCCGCCCAAAGGACTGGATGCCGTCATCAAAAAGGCCTGCCTGCCTGACGAGCAGGAATTCTTCGCCCTGATGGAACAATACAAGGTCAATTACTGCTTCTTCGGCCACCATCACGGCTACTGGAAGGGCGAGCGTAACAGCACGACCTACATCATCAGCGGCGGCGGCGGCACCCGGCTGGAGCCGCATATCCCGGACAAGCTCCATCATATCCTGCGGATGACCGTCGGTCCAGACAAGATTAGCGAAGAGAAGATTACCAGCCCGGCCCAAAGCAATCTGGGAAACTGGTTCGGGGAAACCGCCTTTACTTATATTTTCCCGGTTATCGATACGAACGGCTGGGCGCTTTATATCATTCTGGTTGTTTTCATGCTTGATAGCGGGATGGCGTTTTTCCTGTTCCGCAGGGCCGCCCCAAAACCACGGCTGGACGGCCTCAAGTCACCCGAATAAATGAATTATCTGTTCAAAACCAATTTCGGCTGGTGCGGGATTTCTGCGGATGAAAATGTTATCCGAAGAATCGTCCTGCCTTCGCATAATAAGCGCCTGGTATTGCAGAGACTGAATAAACCCAATCGCGTCCATAAAAATAATTCCGGTCTGGCGCCGGCGATAACCGGGCTGCTTAAAGACCTGATCCGGTATTTTAATGGAGAAAAGGTTGACTTCAATAACCCGGCAAGATATATAAGCGGTTTAACCGATGCGAGTGATTTTGAAAGGGCGGTATATCAGACTTTAATATCAATTCCTTACGGCCGGGTGAGGTCTTACCAATGGGTGGCGCAACGGGCCGGGCATCCCAAGGCCGGCCGGGCCGTGGGCAATGCCCTGGCTAAAAATCCGCTGCCCATTATCATACCCTGCCACCGGGTGATTAAATCAGACGACTCGCTGGGCAATTTCTCCGCGCTGGGCGGAACCGGGCTGAAGAAAAAACTCCTGGAGCTGGAGAAGGCGTTCCCGCCCCGTCCCGACGGGATCCCTGCCGAGAAAGGAATTCGGGGTGACAAAGGAAAGGTATTAAGTTGCGTCATATGATAAAGAAAGAAGTCCTGGATATCCTGGCCTGTCCGCTCTGCAAGGCGGACGTGAAATTAGAGGGACTGACGCTGACCTGCGCCAATCCACAGTGCCTGTGCCGTTATCGGATAGAGGATGACATCCCGATAATGCTGATAGACGAGGCCGGACGCCCCTGCCCCAAGTGCGGCGCGCAGCGGGATTGGCTGGAAGAACAAAACCTGCTTAAATGCCCTAAGTGCGCTTGTGAATTAAGCGCTTCCTAAAATTATGGATAAACGAACTGTTTTATTTATTCTGCTCACGGTGGTTATCTGGTTTTTATATATCCAGTTCGTGGCGCCCCGGCCACAACCACCGGTTGTCACCAGAGAAATTACCGAAAATGATACGGTTACGGCGGCGGGCGAAATGACGCCAACCCGGAAAGCGCTCATCTCCGCCCCGGAAAAAACCGGGACCGCCTTCCGCCAACCCGCCAATATCGAGCCCAGGCAAAAGGTGCTGGAGAATAATTATATCAAAGTAACCCTTTCCAATAAAGGCGCGGCTATAGAATCCCTCGTCCTCAAACAATACAAGTCGGCCCGGCTGGCCCTGTCATCAGAATCTTCCGGCCAATTATCCCTTATAAATACAGCCTACCCTTCTAAATACGCCCTTTCCCTCAAACATCTAAATTCCACCGATGACCTCGAATCCGGGCTTTGGGAGGTGGTAACAGAAACCGCTTTTTCTGTAAAATTCCGTTATACGACACCGCAGGGACTAATTATTTATAAGTTATTTTCCCTGGATAAATACAATTATGCCCTGGATTTCTCAATCAATCTGGAAAATATTTCCGGCAGCCCCATTACCTCAACCCTGCTCATCCAGGGCGTGGACACCATGCCTCCAGAGTCATATAATGCAACGGATGTTACCGGATTATACTCCTATACCGACCCGCCGATTACGGATACCGTCCGGGGCGAAAAAACCGACCTGAACGCCGAAGACGGGCAGATCAAATGGTATCTGGAACAGCCCGCCCCGTCTACGATGAAAAAGGACATGAAGAAAAAGAACAGCACATCCTTTACTTTGGTCCGGGGGCAAGATAATGTTTACTGGACCGGTATTACCAACAAATATTTTTCCTCTATTCTCGTACCGGCATCCGTAGCCGACATCAGCATCTACGGTTTTAACGTCCGTGAATGCCCGGCCTTACCCAATAATTCCAGCCCATATTCAAACCTGGACTTCTATATCCAGACCCGGGATTTCGTCCTTAATCCCAAAGAAGCGAAGAATCTGGATTTCCTGTTTTATGCCGGCCCGAAAAAAGCATCTGATTTGGCCGTGTTTTCCCATCTGGGATTCGATAAATTGCTGTCCTACGGCTGGTTCGGGTTCATCAGCAAGCTTCTCCTTTTGATACTGGGCGGACTGTTCGGGCTCTTCAAGAATTACGGCATTGCGGTCATCTTCCTTACCATTGTGGTAAAGGTGCTTATGTTCCCGATTACTAAAAAGGGCCAGGTCTCCATGTATCACCTCCAGAAGCTCCAACCCCGCATCAAGGCCCTGCAGGAACAATATAAAAACGACAAGCGCAGGTTTGGCGAGGAGCAGCTGAAGCTGTTTAAGGAGTTTGGGGTTAATCCATTGAGCGGCTGCCTGCCCATGCTCCTTCAGATACCGGTCTTTATCGGCCTCTACTGGGCGCTGGCTCAGGCCATTGAATTGCGCCAGTCGCCCTTTATGCTCTGGATTACCGACCTGTCCCAGCCGGACCAGCTGTGCAAACTGCCGTTTCCGATTCTGGGCGCGCATTATCTCCACGTCCTGCCCCTGATTATGACCGTTTCCTGGCTGGTCCAGTCGCTCACCCAGCCCAAATCGCCCGACCCGCAGGCCCGTCAACAGCAGAAGATGTTCCTGTTCATGCCCCTGGTTTTTGGCATCATGTTCTATAGCGTCCCTTCGGGCCTGACCCTGTACTGGTTCACTAGCACGCTCCTGGGCATCGCGGAACAAATCCTGATTAAGAAATATTATTTCAGATAATAATTGGCAAGCGGATTAAGCGGATTTTTACCCGGTAATCCGCTTACGTGTTTATGGACGATACCATCATCGCCGTTTCCAGCCCGAGCGGGAATTCACTCAAAGGCATCATCCGCCTTTCCGGCAGCCGGGCATTCAGTCTGGTCCAAAGGGCTATCAATAAAAGGATCCTCTGGGAAAATATCTGGCGTTCTCTTGATGTCACCCTTAATATAAATCAATCAAAGATTCCGGCGACCCTGTTTCTGATGCCGGCGCCCCGCTCCTACACCCGCGAAGACGTGGTGGAAATCCATGTCCCGGGTTCAAGGATCCTACTGGAAATCCTGGTGGAATATTTTACCCGAAAAGGCGCCCGCCTGGCCCGGCCCGGCGAATTCACCCAACGCGCCTTTCTTAACGGACGGCTTAATCTAACCCAGGCCAAGGCGGTCTTGGATATCATCCACGCATCGTCCGAACAGGAACACCGCCTGGCCGTAAACCAACTGAATCAGTACGCCTTCCGCCATATTAAAGAAATAAACCAGCACCTGCTTGAACTGGCTTGCCAAATAGAGCTGACGCTTGATTTCTCTGACCAGGGGGTGGAAATCATCCCGCCCCAGCAGATAAAAACATCCCTCAAACGCATTATCGCCGACATAAATAAAATCCTGCAGGAATCCTCCGGCCGTTCCGCAGGTGCGGACGGAATCTCTCTGGTTCTGTGCGGCCGGCCCAATACCGGGAAATCCAGTTTATTCAACTGCCTGGTCAAGGATCGGAGGAATATCGTCTCGCCGGTTCCCGGCACCACCCATGATTATATAGAAGGTACGTTCTCTTACAGAAATACCGAATTTAGGATATTTGATACGGCTGGGATAGACAGGCCAACAGCCGAAACGCCACTTCCAATGAGACAAGCAGATATTTATTTGTTAGTCATTGACTCGTCTATCGGTGTAACCAAACAAGACCAGGCCACTCTCAAGCGCCTTAATCCATCCAAAACCATTTTGGTTGCTAATAAAACAGATTTATTCCCCAAGAATTCCACATTCCACATCCCGCATTCCGCATTTTATAAGTGTTCCGCCCGCACCGGCTCCGGCATTATTGCACTCAAAGACTCGCTCGTAAAAAAGATCAAAGCCGCGCCGCCCGAACGCGCATCCAGCCGGACGCTCATTAACCTGCGCCGGCAGGAAACCCTGGTCTCCTGTCTGAAATCACTAAACCAGGCATTGACCGGGGTAAACAACCTGACCTCTTACGAATTCGTTGCGCTGGACCTGAAGGACGCGCTGGAACGATTAAATATGGCGCTGGGAGATTTCGCTGCCGGAAAACACTTGGCGGCTGACGACATCCTAAACAACATCTTCTCCGGATTTTGTATCGGAAAATAATTCGGCGGGGTGTCTCCATAATTTGGGGCTTCATTCCACGGAGCTGATGTTGTATTTTTGGAGATTCGCCATCGCGGTCTCTGCGGAGTTTGAGATGTAAGCTGCGCGTGGTTGGGCACGGAGCATATTTATAAGAAAGCCAGGAAGGCCGGAGTTTCGCTGGGCGATCTCAGTAGGGTTTTTGGTTTCCCGGTTTCTTTATAGAAACTACTTTCCTTCCTTGGCCTTTTCAATCTCCTCCGCCGGCACGCCGAGTTGTTGTAAGGCGTCTTGGGCGGCCTGGCGCACGTATTCATTTTTGTGGGTAAGCAGTTTTTTAATGTCCGGAATCGCTTCTTGGGCGTCAAGTTCCCCCAGGGCGTCAACCGCATCCTGGATGACCGTAATTTCTTTGTCTTTTAATAACCGGGTTATATCCGGTATGGCGGCCCTAATTTCAAGCTGGCAGAGTATGGAGGTCGCGCAGCTGCGCACGTCCGAATTTTTATCTTTTAATAACCCGGTTACTTCTGAAATATCCCGGTCGGAAAGGTAATTAAATTTAACCAGCGTATTGGCCGCTTTATACCTGACTGTCATTTCCCGGTCTTTTAACATCAGGATGATATTGGGAATCGCCTCCCGGGCTTTGAGTTCATAAAGAATATTAATGACCTCAAGGCGCACC
The genomic region above belongs to Planctomycetota bacterium and contains:
- a CDS encoding sulfatase-like hydrolase/transferase; amino-acid sequence: MNAFSNKIKWRHVFINNALPKQFKISAIAIFGLLVCYALLRLGFFLANRGFFVDVSAGEILWSFIYGLRFDISALLMINGALLLLYNFPGNPAARWPWFRLGLLLLFWLANLVFIGLNLSDYIYFPTIQRRLMSEIYTILPDILRMLPSTLLEYYYMVLLLLAGGAGFVFASLWLFRKADKLFAYSPNILKESAWLVVIILLLMLGIRGGLQSRPIRPAHAFFSANRSTGYLTLNSSFTILRSLTQTNLPSYKLMPADEALKTVQAMLKADNEQILDPQYPFLRQRSSAGHPGKPNVVVFILESWTADYCQSVSGQSTAMPFFDSLTDQGMLFTNFLANGQRSIIAQTSILTSIPGFFSTNLRGSKKVMIGSQSEMNRFLGLGTILMKEGYATSFHHGAKTGSMGFDAYSRLAGFSNYYGKEDYPNLTASATDGTWGVWDEEFFLDSLRRMDGFKEPFCSVVFSLTSHDPFPIPERRQSLFSQYSNETKFQRVLRYTDYSLQQFFNAAQNKPWFKNTIFIITGDHTNYSRPNILRSYYHVPLLIYAPGIIKPQRCNQIGSQVDILPTILDLLSIPTVHASMGRSLLDTTKTHYAVMTEGAYCVIFDDCFVLLDDLEKTTGLFDYHADPYLKDNLLTRDPETARKLKHHLYAYIQEVTYAITNDKVCRDEDIKINKPEGTK
- a CDS encoding metallophosphoesterase yields the protein MKNKRLLWLGLLIFNLIVIAFLLAVIHVHSDYANTPPNNFIGNNSFHQPINSGGGHPFTFLVIGDSRAKKTSEHLIKLARAKGEPAFMVMNGDFVWRPGIWNHRFFLTRMLNVIKPSFPVFLVPGNHEISDYGNPGDPGMENPERQVTSQVYEMLYGPRNLDFVYNNCLFIICDGSDRSPVNYLDYLRDVLSKKALGKKYIFVFTHYPPKGLDAVIKKACLPDEQEFFALMEQYKVNYCFFGHHHGYWKGERNSTTYIISGGGGTRLEPHIPDKLHHILRMTVGPDKISEEKITSPAQSNLGNWFGETAFTYIFPVIDTNGWALYIILVVFMLDSGMAFFLFRRAAPKPRLDGLKSPE
- a CDS encoding methylated-DNA--[protein]-cysteine S-methyltransferase, whose amino-acid sequence is MNYLFKTNFGWCGISADENVIRRIVLPSHNKRLVLQRLNKPNRVHKNNSGLAPAITGLLKDLIRYFNGEKVDFNNPARYISGLTDASDFERAVYQTLISIPYGRVRSYQWVAQRAGHPKAGRAVGNALAKNPLPIIIPCHRVIKSDDSLGNFSALGGTGLKKKLLELEKAFPPRPDGIPAEKGIRGDKGKVLSCVI
- the yidC gene encoding membrane protein insertase YidC, whose protein sequence is MDKRTVLFILLTVVIWFLYIQFVAPRPQPPVVTREITENDTVTAAGEMTPTRKALISAPEKTGTAFRQPANIEPRQKVLENNYIKVTLSNKGAAIESLVLKQYKSARLALSSESSGQLSLINTAYPSKYALSLKHLNSTDDLESGLWEVVTETAFSVKFRYTTPQGLIIYKLFSLDKYNYALDFSINLENISGSPITSTLLIQGVDTMPPESYNATDVTGLYSYTDPPITDTVRGEKTDLNAEDGQIKWYLEQPAPSTMKKDMKKKNSTSFTLVRGQDNVYWTGITNKYFSSILVPASVADISIYGFNVRECPALPNNSSPYSNLDFYIQTRDFVLNPKEAKNLDFLFYAGPKKASDLAVFSHLGFDKLLSYGWFGFISKLLLLILGGLFGLFKNYGIAVIFLTIVVKVLMFPITKKGQVSMYHLQKLQPRIKALQEQYKNDKRRFGEEQLKLFKEFGVNPLSGCLPMLLQIPVFIGLYWALAQAIELRQSPFMLWITDLSQPDQLCKLPFPILGAHYLHVLPLIMTVSWLVQSLTQPKSPDPQARQQQKMFLFMPLVFGIMFYSVPSGLTLYWFTSTLLGIAEQILIKKYYFR
- the mnmE gene encoding tRNA uridine-5-carboxymethylaminomethyl(34) synthesis GTPase MnmE: MDDTIIAVSSPSGNSLKGIIRLSGSRAFSLVQRAINKRILWENIWRSLDVTLNINQSKIPATLFLMPAPRSYTREDVVEIHVPGSRILLEILVEYFTRKGARLARPGEFTQRAFLNGRLNLTQAKAVLDIIHASSEQEHRLAVNQLNQYAFRHIKEINQHLLELACQIELTLDFSDQGVEIIPPQQIKTSLKRIIADINKILQESSGRSAGADGISLVLCGRPNTGKSSLFNCLVKDRRNIVSPVPGTTHDYIEGTFSYRNTEFRIFDTAGIDRPTAETPLPMRQADIYLLVIDSSIGVTKQDQATLKRLNPSKTILVANKTDLFPKNSTFHIPHSAFYKCSARTGSGIIALKDSLVKKIKAAPPERASSRTLINLRRQETLVSCLKSLNQALTGVNNLTSYEFVALDLKDALERLNMALGDFAAGKHLAADDILNNIFSGFCIGK